The genomic DNA TCCGGGAGGCTACCGGAGGCCGGGCCGGCACAACGCTGACCGGCGGTGTGCTGGTAAGTGCCGACGGCAAACCTCACTGGCTGGTGTTCAACGTGGGCGATTCCCGCACGTACCGGCTCAGCGGCGGAAAGCTGGACCAGGTCACCGTGGACCACAGCGAGGTGCAGGAACTGGTGGACCTGGGCCAGATCACCCCTGACGAAGCACTGGTCCATCCCCGTCGGCATGTGGTCACCCGTGCCCTGGGCACCGGCAACGACGCAGAAGCGGACGTCCGGCTGGTCCCGGCGGAACCCGGAGACCGGCTGCTGGTGTGTTCGGACGGACTGACCGGCGAGGTATCCGACACCCGCATCCTGGACATACTGGCCTCTGAGGCCAATCCGCAGGACGCCTGCGCCGCCCTGGTCCAGGCTGCCCTGCGGTCCGGGGGCCGGGACAATATCACCGCACTGGTGGTGGACACCCTGGGCGGAACCGTTGGACCCGAGCCCGTAGCCGTTACGCTCACCGGTGGGGCCGGCTACGAATAACCACCGAACCTCTGTGAACACCGCCTATGCGAAGGAGCCCCGATGAGCACCCATCCGGACGAACTGGAACAGCGCCGCCTGAATGACTGGAGCCGGCGCCTGACCCAGGCGCTGCAGATCCTGGACCTCGAGGTGGACCCGGCCATGCTCGTTGAGCTTGGTGAAAAATCCGGCCGCACGGTGGCACCCAACGCGGGCGTGGTGAGCGCCTTTATGGTTGGGTATGCTGCAGGCCTGACCACCACCAGCGGACGGAAGTCAGCGGAAGAAGCCGTGAAAAAAGCAGCGGACACCGCCTTCCAGCTGGCTGAAACCGGCCTGGAGGGGCCGGACCAGCCAGGCTGGAAGGGATCCGCGCAGTAACTGCGGCCGGTTACGCCGGCGCCGGGGTACGCCGCATCTTGTCTTCGGCGCCGGCGCCGGCTGCAGCCTCCACCCGGACCAGTACCGTCTTGGACACCGGGGTGTTGCTGCCTTCGGCAACGTGGTCCATGGGCACCAGCACATTGGCTTCCGGATAGTACGCAGCCACGCACCCCTTGGGCGTGGGGTAGGACACCACACGGAAACTGCGCAGCACGCGCTCCACGCCGTCGTGGTGGACGCCGTGGATGTCCACGTACTGGCCGTCCGCCAGGCCGAGTTCCGTAATGTCTCCGGCGTTCATAAACAGCACGTGCCTCCCGCCCTTGATGCCCCGGTAGCGGTCATTGTGGCCGTAAATGGTGGTGTTCCACTGATCGTGTGAACGCATGCTCTGCAGCAGGAGCGTCCCTTCCGGACGCTGGACAGCCTCCAGGTCATTCACCGTCAGCACGGCCTTGCCGGTGGGAGTGCGGAAGGTCCTGGAATCCCTCGGTCCGTTGGGCAGCACGAAACCGCCCTCATGCCGGATCCTCTCGTTGTAGTCCTCGCAGCCTTCCACCACCCGGGAAATGGAATCGCGGATCAGGTCATAGTCCTTTTCGAAGCCCGCCCAGTCGGCGTCGATCCGGTCCCCGATCACCCGGGCCCCGAGCCGGGCAACCAGGGCAGGTTCGGAGAGCAGGTTCGGCGAAACGGGATCCACTCCGCCATGTGAGGCATGCACTACGCAGACCGTGTCTTCCACGGAAACGAACTGCCGGCCTGTCTCCTGGATGTCTATCTCGGTGCGGCCCAGGACCGGGAGGATCAGGGCTTCCTTGCCGGTGACCAGATGGGACCGGTTGAGTTTGATGGAGATCTGCACGGACATGTCGGTCTTTTTCATGGCTTCTTCAGCCAACTGGGTATCCGAAATGGCGGAGATCAGGTTGCCGCCCAGCGCCATAAAGAACTTGATGCGTCCGTCCTGCATGCGGTGGAAGGTTTCAACCGCGTCGGCTCCATGCTCCCGCGGGGGATCGAAGCTGAATTCCTTGCCCAGGGCGTCAAGGAAAGTACCCGGCATCTGCTCCCAGATGCCCATCGTCCGGTCACCCTGCACGTTGCTGTGCCCGCGGATGGGTGCGGCACCGGCGCCGGGCTTGCCGATGTTTCCCCGCAGCAGCAGCAGGTTGATGATTTCCTTGATCGTGGCAACGCCCTTTTTCTGCTGGGTGATGCCCATGGCCCAGGTGATGATGACTTTCTCGGCCTTGAGGTAGCGCTCTGCGAGCTCGTCGATTTCCTCTGCACGCAGCCCGGTGGCTTCGAGCACTTCATCGTCATCGAGGAAGGAAAGATGTTCCTTGAGGTCTTCCAGGCCTTCGCAGTGCTTCTCGAGGAACTCATGGTCCAGCACGGTCCCCGGGTTCTTTTCTTCGGCTTCAAACACCCGCTTGGAAATGGCCTGCAGCAGGGCCATGTCCCCGCCAAGCCGGATCTGGAGGAACTGGTCTGCCAGCTCCGTGCCCTTCCCTGCGATGCCGCGGGGCTTCTGCGGGTTCTTGTACCGCTTCAGACCGGCCTCGGGGAGGGGGTTCACAGCTACGATGCTGCCACCGTTCCGCTTGCAGTTTTCCAGTGCCGTCAGCATGCGTGGATGGTTGGTGCCGGGGTTCTGTCCCATCAGGATAATCAGATCTGCCTGGCCGAAGTCCTCATAGGTCACCGTCGCCTTGCCGATCCCAATGGTCTGGCCCATGGCCCAGCCGGAGGACTCATGGCACATGTTGGAGCAGTCCGGCAGGTTGTTGGTGCCGTACGCCCGGACAAACAGCTGGTAGAGGAACGCCGCTTCATTGGAGGTCCGTCCGCTGGTGTAGAACGCTGCCTCGTGCGGGGAATCCAGGCTCTTGAGCCGCCGGGCCACAATGTCCAGTGCCTCGTCCCAGCCCACCGGGCGGTAATGGTCCTCACCTGCGGGCTTGTACAGGGGCTCGGTGAGCCGGCCCTGCATGCCCAGCCAGTATTCGGTGCGGTCGCGCAGTTCGGTGAGGCTGTGTTCGGCCCAAAAGTCGGAAGAAATCACCACCGGCGTGGCTTCCCACGTGACGGCCTTGACGCCTTCCTCGCAGTATTCGAACGGGCTGCGGTCCTTGGGGTCGGGCCAGGCGCAACTGGGGCAGTCGAAGCCGTGCTTCTGGTTCATGCGGAACGTGGTTCCCAGGGCCCGGGCCAGACCCATCTGCTCGATGGCCGGTTTCATGGAGTGATACACCGCCGGCAGCCCGGCGGCCCACTCCTTGGGCCGCGATTCGACCTGGATGTCCTTTTCGTTGACGTCCTCTATCCGGGGTTCTTTCCTGGCCACGCCGCACTTCCCTTCATCGCTTCACTGCGCGTCCGTCCTGGCCCGCGAACACAGTTGCCTAGCATCAGGCCTAGCAGTCCCGCGGGTCCGCCGCAAGCACCAAGGCCGCACACGGCAAGGGCGTGGCGCCCCGAGACGGCGGTGCCGGGCCCCCGACACGGCGGTCGGCGGACGCCGGCAGGCACTGCAGCGCCGCCGTCGCCTGCCCGGCGGTGATGCACCGCTGACGCAAGCGCACACTATGCGGCAAGATTGGTTAGGTGAGCACAGCCAAGACATCCCCGGAAATCACGGACACTGAAGCAGCCGTTGAATCGGTCAGCACGGACACCCCGCCCGCCGGGGACCTGCGCGAGGAATATGACGCGCTCGCGGACCAGGTGCGCCGCTACCGTTTCGCCTATTACAACGAAGACTCCCCGCTGGTCTCCGACGCTGAGTTCGACCGGCTCTACCGCCGCCTGGAAGAGATCGAGGCGCTGCACCCGGAGCTGGTCACCAACGATTCACCCACCCAGGAAGTGGGCGGTGAAGTCTCGGCGGCCTTTGCCCCGGTGGAACACCTGCAGCGGATGTACAGCCTGGAGGACGTCTTCTCCCTGGATGAGCTGGAGGCATGGGTCCGCAAGACCGAAGGGTCCGTAGCCAACATTGCCCCCGGCGCCCGGATCAAATGGCTGACCGAACTGAAGATCGACGGGCTTGCCGTGAACCTGCTCTACCGCAACGGCGAACTGGTCCGCGCCGCCACCCGCGGCGACGGGACCACGGGGGAGGACATCACCCACAATGTGCTCACCATCGCCTCCATCCCGCGCACGCTCAAGGGTGAAAACCTGCCTGCGGAAATGGAAATCCGGGGCGAGGTATTCATCCCCTCGAAGGACTTCGCGCACCTGAACGAAACCATGGTCGAGGCGGGCAAGGCGCCTTTCGCCAATCCCCGCAACGCCGCTGCCGGCTCCCTGCGGCAGAAGGACCCCGAAGTCACCGCCAGGCGTCCGCTAAGCATGTACGTGCACGGCATCGGTGCCCGCGAGGGCCTGGACGTGGCCAGCCAGTCCGAAACCTATGACCTGCTTCAGCAGTGGGGACTGCCGACGTCGCCCTACTACAAGGTGCTGGACACTTACGAAGAGGTCCTGAAGTACATCGCGGAGAACGGCGAACACCGGCACGACCTCTCGCACGAAATCGACGGCATCGTGATCAAGGTGGATGACTTTGCCCTGCAGCGTGCCCTGGGCAACACGTCCCGGGTGCCGCGCTGGTCCGTGGCGTACAAGTACCCGCCGGAGGAAGTGAACACCAAACTGCTGGATATCCGGGTGAACGTGGGCCGGACCGGCCGCGTCACCCCCTACGGCATCATGACACCCGTGCTGGTCTCCGGCTCCACCGTGGAGATGGCCACCCTGCACAACCAGGACGTGGTGAAGGCCAAGGGCGTCAAGATTGGCGACACCGTGGTGCTGCGCAAGGCCGGCGACGTGATTCCCGAAATT from Arthrobacter zhangbolii includes the following:
- a CDS encoding PP2C family protein-serine/threonine phosphatase, with the protein product MNSDETTSPDTGLHAVFGYASDRGLRRELNEDSLIAADPVFAVADGMGGHEAGEVASSICVRTLGDSPIVGQHLPDFSAEQLRELLLEADHRIREATGGRAGTTLTGGVLVSADGKPHWLVFNVGDSRTYRLSGGKLDQVTVDHSEVQELVDLGQITPDEALVHPRRHVVTRALGTGNDAEADVRLVPAEPGDRLLVCSDGLTGEVSDTRILDILASEANPQDACAALVQAALRSGGRDNITALVVDTLGGTVGPEPVAVTLTGGAGYE
- a CDS encoding DUF6457 domain-containing protein codes for the protein MSTHPDELEQRRLNDWSRRLTQALQILDLEVDPAMLVELGEKSGRTVAPNAGVVSAFMVGYAAGLTTTSGRKSAEEAVKKAADTAFQLAETGLEGPDQPGWKGSAQ
- a CDS encoding FdhF/YdeP family oxidoreductase — its product is MARKEPRIEDVNEKDIQVESRPKEWAAGLPAVYHSMKPAIEQMGLARALGTTFRMNQKHGFDCPSCAWPDPKDRSPFEYCEEGVKAVTWEATPVVISSDFWAEHSLTELRDRTEYWLGMQGRLTEPLYKPAGEDHYRPVGWDEALDIVARRLKSLDSPHEAAFYTSGRTSNEAAFLYQLFVRAYGTNNLPDCSNMCHESSGWAMGQTIGIGKATVTYEDFGQADLIILMGQNPGTNHPRMLTALENCKRNGGSIVAVNPLPEAGLKRYKNPQKPRGIAGKGTELADQFLQIRLGGDMALLQAISKRVFEAEEKNPGTVLDHEFLEKHCEGLEDLKEHLSFLDDDEVLEATGLRAEEIDELAERYLKAEKVIITWAMGITQQKKGVATIKEIINLLLLRGNIGKPGAGAAPIRGHSNVQGDRTMGIWEQMPGTFLDALGKEFSFDPPREHGADAVETFHRMQDGRIKFFMALGGNLISAISDTQLAEEAMKKTDMSVQISIKLNRSHLVTGKEALILPVLGRTEIDIQETGRQFVSVEDTVCVVHASHGGVDPVSPNLLSEPALVARLGARVIGDRIDADWAGFEKDYDLIRDSISRVVEGCEDYNERIRHEGGFVLPNGPRDSRTFRTPTGKAVLTVNDLEAVQRPEGTLLLQSMRSHDQWNTTIYGHNDRYRGIKGGRHVLFMNAGDITELGLADGQYVDIHGVHHDGVERVLRSFRVVSYPTPKGCVAAYYPEANVLVPMDHVAEGSNTPVSKTVLVRVEAAAGAGAEDKMRRTPAPA
- the ligA gene encoding NAD-dependent DNA ligase LigA gives rise to the protein MTDTEAAVESVSTDTPPAGDLREEYDALADQVRRYRFAYYNEDSPLVSDAEFDRLYRRLEEIEALHPELVTNDSPTQEVGGEVSAAFAPVEHLQRMYSLEDVFSLDELEAWVRKTEGSVANIAPGARIKWLTELKIDGLAVNLLYRNGELVRAATRGDGTTGEDITHNVLTIASIPRTLKGENLPAEMEIRGEVFIPSKDFAHLNETMVEAGKAPFANPRNAAAGSLRQKDPEVTARRPLSMYVHGIGAREGLDVASQSETYDLLQQWGLPTSPYYKVLDTYEEVLKYIAENGEHRHDLSHEIDGIVIKVDDFALQRALGNTSRVPRWSVAYKYPPEEVNTKLLDIRVNVGRTGRVTPYGIMTPVLVSGSTVEMATLHNQDVVKAKGVKIGDTVVLRKAGDVIPEIVGPVVALRDGSERDFVMPTHCPSCGTELKPAKEGDVDIRCPNAKSCPSQLRERVFHLAGRGAFDIEALGWEAAIALTSPAEPEKPPLTSEAGLFDLKIEDLADVRIERPKRVKGVVDGTELVPYFYTKGTAKKPSVASANTRKLFEELEKAKSQPLWRVLVALSIRHVGPTAARALAGAFGSMEAIRAATEEQLAHVDGVGPTIAAALTEWFAEDWHREIVDAWAAAGVRMADERDESMPRTLEGLTVVVTGTLPNFSRDEAKEAILTRGGKASGSVSKKTDYVVAGENAGTKLEKAEALGVRVIDEDGFRILLAEGSVPEDGAGTDGQNEEDKPEEGTE